A single genomic interval of Aegicerativicinus sediminis harbors:
- the rseP gene encoding RIP metalloprotease RseP, with protein MEFVIKISQFLLSLSLLIILHELGHFLPAKWFKTRVEKFYLFFDVKYSLFKKKIGETVYGIGWLPLGGYVKISGMIDESMDKEQMAQPPQPWEFRSKPAWQRLIIMLGGVTVNFILAIVIYIGMSYYYGDLMLPIDNIQDGILIENNVAKEAGLETGDKIVAVDGKKIEYFSQLPENVLFGNTITVERDGQTKDVHLPEDFLAQMIDSKEPFFIDLRMPFIVAQIPDSSHNKQSGLKEGDVIVALNDTPTKYTDQVVPALEKYKGQEVDATVLRDKQNITIPLEVNSDAKLGLAYATGATPKTLEELGYYTYVTKKYNLFESIPVGLTKAKDKLLSYFKQVKAIFTPSTGAYKGVGGFKAIYDIFPAFWSWEVFWSITAFLSIMLGVLNLLPIPALDGGHVMFLLYEMVSGQKPSEKFLEKAQIVGFIILIALVLFANGNDIFRAFSD; from the coding sequence ATGGAGTTTGTAATTAAAATTTCCCAATTTCTACTTAGTTTATCCTTACTCATTATACTGCATGAACTAGGACATTTTTTGCCCGCAAAATGGTTTAAAACCAGGGTGGAAAAATTCTACCTGTTTTTCGATGTCAAATATTCCCTATTTAAGAAAAAGATTGGCGAAACCGTTTATGGTATTGGTTGGTTGCCCTTAGGAGGTTATGTAAAGATCTCCGGGATGATAGACGAAAGTATGGACAAGGAACAAATGGCACAGCCACCACAGCCTTGGGAATTTCGTTCTAAGCCAGCTTGGCAGCGTTTGATTATAATGTTAGGTGGGGTAACCGTCAACTTTATCTTGGCTATTGTTATCTATATCGGGATGAGCTATTACTACGGTGACCTTATGTTGCCAATCGATAACATCCAAGATGGGATACTTATCGAAAACAATGTCGCCAAGGAAGCCGGTCTTGAAACAGGGGATAAGATTGTGGCCGTGGATGGTAAAAAGATTGAATACTTTTCGCAACTACCAGAAAATGTGTTGTTCGGTAACACCATTACGGTAGAACGTGACGGTCAAACCAAAGACGTACATCTACCTGAAGACTTTTTGGCACAGATGATCGACTCTAAAGAACCTTTCTTTATCGATTTGCGTATGCCATTTATCGTGGCTCAAATACCGGATTCGTCCCATAACAAACAAAGTGGTTTAAAAGAAGGGGATGTCATTGTCGCATTAAATGACACTCCAACCAAATATACAGATCAGGTGGTGCCTGCGCTTGAAAAATATAAGGGTCAAGAAGTAGATGCAACTGTATTAAGGGATAAGCAAAATATCACCATTCCTTTAGAGGTAAATTCTGACGCCAAATTAGGGTTGGCCTATGCTACTGGGGCAACGCCGAAAACCTTGGAAGAATTGGGTTATTATACTTATGTAACCAAAAAGTATAATCTGTTTGAATCAATCCCTGTTGGCTTAACCAAGGCAAAGGACAAGCTACTGTCTTATTTTAAGCAGGTAAAAGCAATTTTTACACCTAGTACAGGGGCCTATAAGGGTGTAGGTGGTTTTAAGGCGATTTATGATATTTTTCCTGCCTTTTGGAGTTGGGAAGTTTTCTGGAGTATCACAGCCTTTTTATCCATTATGTTAGGGGTATTAAACCTGTTGCCGATACCGGCATTAGATGGTGGACATGTGATGTTTTTACTATATGAAATGGTCTCTGGGCAGAAGCCTAGCGAAAAGTTTTTGGAAAAGGCACAGATAGTAGGATTCATTATTTTAATCGCTTTGGTGCTGTTTGCCAATGGCAATGATATTTTTAGGGCCTTTTCAGACTAA